From the Lactobacillus johnsonii genome, the window GGAATAAAATTTTATTATATAGGAATTGGATTGGTAATATTAGCTATAATTTCAATCCTAGATTATAAACAAAATGTTGGTGCTTCAAAGGAAGATAATATAACCTTGGTCAAGGAAATAAAGAGTGGTTTAAAAGAGGTTAAGAATTCGAAATTAATGCAATTAATGATGGCTCTTACATTTTCAGGCCAATTCTTTTTTCAAGCACATTATCAATTATGGCAAGGATTGTTTTTGTATAAAGGTTTCAATAAACACAATTTTTATTTATTATATATTATTTTCCAATTAATAAGTTTAGGCACTTATAGTATAAATTTAAATATCAAAAAAAATAAAATAAAAATTATTGGTTTTAGCACCATAGTAGTATTATCTTTGTCAATGATTCTTTTTTTGATTACTAAATCTTATTATTTCGTTTTTAGTTATATGTTTTTAATCTTTATATTTACACTAGTTGAATATTATTGTAATGTTATGTTCTCAACTATAGTATCTGTAGAAAGAATTTCATCTTTAACATCATTACGGTCAAGTATTGGTAGAATTGGAGCAATTTGTTCCATGGTAGTATCAAGTATACTGTTAACTAAACTAAATGTACTTGATGTTGTTGCTATTAATTTTGGAATAGCAATTTTTACAACTTTGGCTATAGGTATAGTATTGTATAGTCGAAATAGAGAAACATTATTTTCAGAAAAAGAGGAATAAGTATATTGAAATGATTGAAAAGTAGAACTAGGACGTATGGGTACTAATCAAATCATTTTAGTTATAAAAAGTTTAATCTTGTTAAATTTAGTTTGTAAATGAAAAACAGTAATAGAAAAGAGTCTGACTAGATTAAACTGTTTTAAGTTTAACGTTACGTTATAACTTTCTGTACATAAAAAATGATCCTAATTTTAATTATTTATGTTGTCTACTTAGGTAGGATCATATCAGGTTAACAAACCTTGATTTAATAGGATGTTTGTGTAGAACTAAAGCCCAAAATTTATTAAAAATAATAGGAATGTCTCTCTTGAAACTAAGGAAACAATTGAATAAAAAATAACCGCTACAACGCTCAGGCGCTATAGCGGTTATTTTTATGTGATATTTAATTATTAGCAACTAATGAACGATAAAAGTTAGCTTTGGTTTGACGGTAGTAAGGCACAATCCAGATGAATCCAATACCAAAAGTAATAATACCCAATAAACCCCAGCCAATGAAGCTTAAGTCTAAGACGAATAAGTCCATCTTGTGTCCGTCCATTAAATGACGACTTTCAGTAATTGCTTCAGTTGCTCCTATATCAGTTTGTCCGGCAGCAAATTTATCCTTTAAGATATATGGCGTCATGGCATAAGAATATCCCTTAATGAAGGCAGGAATAATAAATGCGAATAACCATAAAGTAATAAAAAGATTGGTCATAAAAAGAGTAAACAAACTATTCTTGAAACGTCCATTGCTGTAGGCACTGAAAATACCAACATACCAAGGCTCTTTCTTTCCTGTTTCAACGAAATCTAGGATAGTATAAGCAACTCCCCATAAAACTAAACCAGTAATTAAGCCGACAATAAATGTCGAAAGATCATAACCAGGCTTATAACCTTGAATTAATGTTTCATTGTTATAGCGAAGAATTGAGTAGGTAAAATCTTTTCCGGTCCAGATCCAACGATTAATATCCATGATGACGGCGTTAAATAACCAGGCAAAAATAGTTAGACAAATAGCCCAGCCCCAATTGCCACGTAATTGATCTTTGGATGCTTGTTTCATTTGTGCACGTGTCATAGATTGCTTTCCTCCATAATATGCTAAATATATATCCATCTTATCTTATTACTTTGAATACAGATAGGATAAAATTAAAATTTCTCAACTTTTGTTATAATCGAAATACTAAATTAAATCGAAGAAGGGTTGCTCATGAAATATAAACAATTAATTTTTGACGTTGATGATACTTTAATTGACTTTGCTGCTACGGAAGATTCATCCCTGCATGCATTGTTTAAATCACATAAGCTGCCTCTCTCATCTGACTTGCAGAAACAATACCATACGTACAATCAAGGACTTTGGCGCAAGCTTGAATTGGGTGAAATTACTTATGAAGAATTAAGCGAGATGACATTTCATGACTTTATTAAGGAACATTTCGGTCTAGAAGTAGATGGAAATGAATGGATGAATGAATATCGCTCTTACTTTGGTGAAGCTCATCAATTGCTACCAGGTGTGGAAGATACGCTGAAATTTGCCAAAAAACAAGGCTATAAGTTAACAGTCTTAAGTAATGGTGAAAAGTTCATGCAGCGCCATCGCTTAGAATTAGCAGGTATCAAAGACTACTTTGATTTGATTGTAACGTCTGAAGAAGCTCATTATTCTAAGCCAAATCCGCATGCTTTTGATTATTTCTTTAGCCGCACAGAGATTGGGCCAAATGAGACTTTATTCTTTGGGGATGGATTGCAGTCAGATATCTTAGGTGCTGAAAAATATGGCTTTGACAGTATTTGGTATAATCACCGTCACCGTAAGGATAATATTGGACTTCATCCCTTATTTGAGGTTGAAACATATCCAGAATTTGTTAAATTAATGCAAAACGATTTTAAGAAGACATATTAAAAGGAGTGCTTAAGCACTCCTTTTGTGTTACTATTTATTCTTTTTCAAAACCAACCATTAAGCCGCCTTCTTCAGCATAGAAGCTGCAAAGTGCGCCACATTCGCCGATAGTAACTTTAGCATCTGGGAAGTTATCTAAGATAATTTCTTTCATGCTTAAAGCAGAGCCCTCATTTTGCACATGGTCAATTTGAACGCGGCCTCCGCGATAGCCAGCTTTAACCATATCATCTAATAGTTTTCTTCTAGCCTTCTTAGCCCCGCGTGCCTTACCCAAAAGTTCAAATTCGCCTTTATTGTTGGCAGTTCCGATAACGAAAAGCTTTAACAAACCAGCAATTTTAGCGACAGCTGGAGTAATCCGTCCATTGTTACCTAGATTGGTTAAATCCTGCAACGCAAACATTAAATCAAGGTGATGTTGATATTCTTCTGTTGCTTTAACAATCTCTTCAAAAGATTTTCCAGCACTTGCCAAACTAGCAATCTTTTCTGCAAGTAGTCTTAATTGTGGACCAGCTGAACGAGAATCAAAGACTAAAATTTTAGCTTTTGGATTCTTTTCATGATAAATTTTAGCAGCTTGGGTAGCTGAATTATAACTACCAGAGAGTGCGCTAGTTAAAGTAATGACAAAGATTTCGTCGCTACCTTCAAAGGCCTTAAGCCAGTCATTTACATTTGGACAGGCAGAAGTTGATTTGTTTTTAGTATGCTTTAAGGTGTAGAGAAATTTATCTAGATCAATATCAGGCGTATCGAGCCAAAGCTTGCTATCAACGTGAAGTGATAAAGGAACAGTAACATGATCAATTCCATCGATTTGATCAGCTGTGATATTCGCAGTTGAATCTGTAATAATTTTTATCGGCATATAGATTACCTCGAATTAAATATATTAAGCTGTTTTCTTTCAGTCTAAAATAATATGGATAGTAAAGTCAAAGAAAATGCTATCAGTACAAAAAAGGTCAGCCCGAGAGCTGACCCATTGTTAATGTGAAAATACTAGTCCTAATAAGCCGCCTAAGGCAACTAAAGCCAGAAGGGGCAATACTAGATAAGAAACGAAGGCAAATAGCAGTCCGATCACGATTAAGAAACCAACGATCTTCAAAATGCCAATTCCTAGTTTCCAGAACAGCCAAATAATTAATAAGGCTAATAAAAGTGAAAACATATTTCGAACCTTCTTATAAAAATCAATTATATTTTGATATTAATCATATTACGAATTAAGGAGAAAGTATAGATAAGTTTTTATTAAGAATATTTAGGATAATTTTCGTTAACGAAAGTTGCGTTCAAATACGATAAACTAAGAACATTTTAACCTTTTTATCTAAAAATGATGATAGAGGTGAAGAAAATGAAATACTTATTGAGATATTTAAAAAAAGAACCAGTAAAGGTTGGTATCGTAATTATCCTAACAATTATTACTTCAGCTTTACGAGTTACTCATGCTTTAATCAATGTAAATATTCTAAATTCTTTGATCAAATTACAGCTGCATAACTTTTTTAACTGGGTAATGGTTGATATTGGAGTATTTGCAATCCTATCTATTTTTCTAATTTTACTTCAAATTCAAACAGCTAAAACAATTGAATTTTTATGCTTGGATTTAAGAAAGGATATTGTTCGCCAAATTGCTAATAAGCCAATTATGAAATACCAGGAAAAAGATACAGGAGTATATGCTTCCTGGTTAACTAATGATATGAATACAATCGAAAATAATGGCTTTTATAATATTTTACAATCCATTCAAGTCATTACCGACCCATTATTTTCAATTATTGCCTTACTACAATTTTCTTGGACATTTATTCCTTTAATTTTACTAGTCTCATTTTTAACAGTTTTTTTACCACAAATTGTTCATGATAGATTAGCTAGTGCGAGTTTATCAACTACTCAAGCTAATGAAAATTTACTTAGTACTATTAATGATGGCTTAAGGGGTTTTGCAACATATTCTATTTTTGGCGTTGAGAGACAACTTGAAAATAGAATTACTGGTGCCACGATGACCTTAATTGGTAAGAAAGTACGACAAGCGAAATATCAAGCAGTAGCTAATAATATTGCTGGTTTTTCAAATATTTTAGGACAAACTGGTATTGAAGCTTGGACTGGTTTTCTAGCTCTGCAAAAAAGTATTTCCATTGGTGTAATCGGATCTTCAGGAAATTTGTCCTACAATGTTTTTAATTCATTAGCTGCGATTGCACCAATGTGGGCAGAAATGACTGCATTGACACCAATTTTTGAAAAATATCATCTTGATGATAAAAATAAGCCTAAACAAACTGGTAGAACACTTGAAAATAATGATTTTCAATGTTTAGATATTGAGAATCTACAAATTTCTTTTGGAGATAAACCAGTTTTTAAGCAACCATTAAATTTACATATAAGTAAAAATCAAAAGATTGCTCTTGATGGCGATTCTCGTAGTGGTAAAAGTACACTTTTAAAAATAATTTCAGGTCAAATAAAAAATTATCAGGGGTCAGTTAAAATTAATAATCAAGATGAAAAAACTCTCAGTTATGATGCCATTAGAGAAACATTGATTTATGTGGATCAGATTCCATATTTATTTAACGGGACAATTCGTTATAACTTAGAATTAGGAGAGCACTTTAGCGATCAAGAAATATTCGATGCCTTAAGAAAAGCTAATTTGCTTGATTATGTTAAAGAGTTACCAGCAGGATTAAATACAAAAGTTGGCGAAAATGGCACAAAAATGTCTGGAGGACAGAAGCAGAGATTAGCTTTAGCTCGTGGCTTACTAAGAAATAGAAAGCTATTTTTATTAGATGAAAGTACAAGCAGTTTAGATAAGAAAAGTGCTCTGAATGTTGAAAATATCTTTTTGAGTCAGCCAGATATTACGGTTATTTTTGTTAGCCACCAGCTACATGATGAAAACAAACAGAAATTTGATAGGATCATTAAGATATAAAAGAGATGAATATACTATATTTTCGGTAACATACTTACAAAGTCACTATATCCTGCAAGCTTTAAAACGTTGGTTATTTCCTGACAAGTAGCAGGATCCTTTTGAAAAACAGACGCATAATATTTTCCAAGTAACTTTATAAATAGGACGGGCCCTTTGCTATTAATGGTTGAGATATATGATAATACCTCTTGGATTAACTTTGTGGAGTTTTTCTCATAGCAATTATCTAGGTAATTAATACAGATTGCGCCAATACATTCTTGCAAAGAACTTTGTAGAATATTTGGATTAGAATATTTCGCTAAGATAGTACCTACTAAAAAGTTCAGCTCATCTATATCGTAGATACGCATTGTTTCTCTAAAAATTTGAAGGGAATGAATATTCCAATTGTTGTTGACGAGAATGTATTGTTTCAGTTTATTTTTTAATTCAATTGGAATTTCTTTAGCTTTAGGAAGATAGACCTCTAAAGTAAGCTGCAATTGCAATTTATAATACTCAGTTTGGCGATTATTAGGAAGTAAATCTATCTCCTGTTTTATTTTTAATAATTTATCTCTGCTTTTTTGCTCAAAAGCTACAGAAATTTTATCCATAATATCTTCTGAGATATTTTCTTTATCATTTAGATTTTCAAAAAAATAGGTAGCGTTTATTTGATGTTTATTAAGAATTTGAAGGAGATCGTTAGTCCCAATATCGTGAATATTTCTTTCAACTTTTGAATAAAAAGAGGTTGAGACTACATTTGTAGCCATTTCTGTTTGAGTTAATCCTAGTTGTTTTCTAAGATTTAGCAATGCTTCACCAATTGTCATTCTGTATACCTCAAATTTAATTTTTTAATAATAATTTTATTTACCGCTTATTCTATCATGCTATAGGATGATAATAATTTCAATTACATTAATAAGCTATAATAAAAAGAAATTACCACAAATTTACTACGATTACATTTAGAAAACTAGAAAAATGAAAAAACTAACAACAGGAATTTTAGCCCATGTAGATGCTGGAAAAACTACCTTGTCAGAAGGCATGCTCTACAAAAGTGGCACATTGAGAAAATTAGGTGCAGTTGATAAAGGAACTGCATATTTAGATAGTGATGATTTAGAAAAGAAGCGCGGAATTACGATTTTTTCCCATATTGCGCGTATTCAAACCGGTAATAGTGAATTACAAATTTTAGATACGCCGGGCCATATTGATTTCGCTCAAGAAATGGAAGAGACGTTAAGTGTTTTAGATTATGCCATCTTAGTTGTATCAGCCAGTGAAGGGGTAACTGGATACACCCGCACTCTTTGGAGCTTACTAAAAAAGCATCAAATTCCAGTTTTTATCTTTGTTAATAAAATGGATACCTTGAAGGCTGATAAGGAGAATATTCTTAAGCAACTTAATGAGCTGGATGACAATTTTATTGAGTTTGGTAATCAAGATGCAGATTTTTATGAAAAAGTAGCTACTGCAGATGAAACAACCTTAGATCAATATCTAGAACTTGGAAAAATAGAAGATAGTGCAGTCAAAAAATTAATCAATCAAAGAAAAATTTTTCCAGTATATTTTGGTGCAGCTTTAAAATTAATTGGAATAGACGAATTTCTAGCGGGCTTAGATAAGTGGACTGATGGAAAAAAGTATACAAATGACTTTGGAGCTAGAATTTTCAAGGTTTCTTATGATGAAAAAGGCGAACGCTTAACTTGGTTAAAAGTTACCGGTGGTAGTTTAAAAGCCAAGACCGAGATATTTCCTGACGAAAAGGTGAATGAAATTCGTCGCTATAACGGCACTAAGTATCAAGTCATTCCGCAGGCAGAAGCTAGCGAAATTATTGCTGTCAGCGGCTTGAAAAGTACTTATCCCGGACAAGGATTAGGCTTTGAAAATGATCAGACTAATTTTACTGTTCAGCCGGTTTTAACTTATGCAGTAAAAGTTGACTCAGCTAACACAAATGCTTGTTTGCAGGCATTAAAACAGCTTGAAGATGAGAACCCTCAACTACATGTTAAGTGGAACAAGCAGACACAAGAGATAAGTATTGATGTTTTGGGAAAGATTCAATTAGAGATTCTCCAGCAACTATTACGCGATCGCTTTAATTTAGAAGTTGAATTTACTCAGGGCAAGATCCTTTACCAAGAAAGTATTAAAGCTTCAGTTGAAGGGGTTGGTCACTTTGAACCTTTGAGACACTATGCAGAAGTTCACTTGTTACTCACTCCTGGTAAAAACGGAAGCGGCTTAGTTTTCAAAAATAATTGTAGTTTAGAAGTTTTGCCTAAAAAATGGCAAGATCAAGTGATGGAGAGTTTATCTAATAAAGAACACTTAGGTGTCTTAACTGAGTCGCCCATTACAGATCTTGAAATTACTCTAGTTGGAGGCCGGGGAAGCAATGTTCATACAGTTGGCGGAGATTTTCGTGAGGCAACTTATCGTGCAGTGCGGCAAGGATTAATGGAGCTAAAGGCTAGAAAACAAGTTTATTTACTTGAACCTTGGTACCAATTCACTCTAAGAATTAATCAGGATCAAGTTGGTCGGGCGATTAATGATATTGAGAGAATGGGTGGAAAATTTGAACTCGGAGAAAGTAGTGGGAACGTCACTACGATTAGCGGTCAAGCACCGGTAGCGCAGATGCAGGATTATGCTACTGAAGTTAGAAACTACACGCATGGTACTGGACAACTAGAATGTTTATTCTTGGGTTATCGAGAATGTAAAGATAGTGCTGCTATTATTGAAGAAATGGCTTATGATCCACTATCTGACATTAACAATACTCCTAACTCCGTCTTCTGCTCCCATGGCGCAGGTCATACAGTTCTGTGGAATGAGGTACCAAGTCATGCCCAGTATCCATATTTAGGATAAATTGCTGCACGATTTTGGTAGATCAAGCTAAATAATTTTTGCAGTAAAACGCTTTCATTATTTATGAAAAGGTGCTATATTAAAAGTGTGAAATAGCTCTAGTAGAAGTCACGATTAGGATTGTTAATATTTATATTTTTTATTAAGTCGACGATACTCTAGCTATTGCAATTCATAAATATATTTTATAAGAAAAGGAAGTTCTGATTAATGAACTTCCTTTTTTGGTGCTAATAGAAATGTAGTTAAAGTAACTACTTGAATCCCATTTGCTTGCGTAGGACCGTGTAGATTGGTTCTCCACCTAAGAGAGCTAGAATTAGATAGGCAATAAAGACACTCATAATCATTGGCAAAACTTGTTCTACTGTTCCGATCATTTCTGTCAACAAAATAATTGCGGTAAATGGGGCGCGCAAAATTGCTCCGAGGTAGGCTGCCATAGAGACAACAATGATATTAGTATAGTTGTCAGTAGGAATTAGGCCTAAGTGAATAAATATAGTCGCAAAAATCGTCCCCATTAAAGCCCCTAAAACTAAAATCGGCATAAAAGTACCACCAGGAATAGAACTACAATAAGAAATCATAGAAAAGATTAATCTTAGTAGAAAGAAGACAACTGGAATTAGAATCCAGGAAAGTTGCCCTAGTTTTTCTTCTTGGATAATTAAAGGATTGTGAAAGAGTGAATCGATCAAGTAATGTGATCCACCCAAAACATGAGGAAAGGCAAGTCCAATAGGAATAACTAATAGAAGTGGAACAATACTGTGATATTGTATGGGAATAATTTTTATCTTGCTAAAAAGCCATTTAGTATTTAAAAGAGAACGTTGATATCCATATGCCATTAGCCCGGCTACAATTCCGATAGTAATTAATGACCAGTAGGAGTGAACGGGCAATTTTTTAGCAATGGGAAGATAAAGACAGGGACGCGTTCCAAAAAATATAATAGTAACTAAGTCAGCTGAAGCAGCAGCCCCTAAAGCGCTGATGCATTCTTTAGGGTTAAAAGAATGGGTAATAACTTCAACAAGGAAAAAAACACCTGCAAGTGGAGCTGAGACGGCGGCACTAAGGCCGGCCGCAATTCCCGCGCATTGAAGCAAACGTCTATCTTCTTCACTACATTCAAAAATATTTTCTGCAAAACCTTGACCTACTAAAGCACCCATTTGAATACATGGACCTTCGCGACCAAGAAAAAGTCCCATTGAGCTTACTAAGAGACCACCTACGAATTTTCGCCATAAAACGGGAAACCATTTAACTTCGTGTTCTCCCATTAATGTTGCTTCTACTTGAGGAATACCTGATCCCGATAGGTCTAGTAAATATGGTTTAATAATTTTGCTCACAAGGATACAAATAAAAAAAGTAAAAATTGTATATAGACCGATCCATTGGGGATGGGATGCCATGTAGGGATAGAGAAAGTATAAAAAATGCATGCTTTTATCGATAACAAATCGAAAAATACTGACTATCATTCCTATAATTAATCCAATAATGATGCTCTGAATTAAAATCTGTGGCACTCGGGTAG encodes:
- a CDS encoding MFS transporter, which encodes MSLLRTRKNIIEYLLSYALTTVATALPHAVLTIILFQKGLSLAQIMMVQTAYSIAVFIFEYPSGLWADLYSKKFLFVLSRILLIIMMVIVLLMRNTIWMEIAWFIYGISSALDSGTLDADIINSLKKDNKKSKLGRFISISNQLDFIALLLGSTIGSWLYYALGIKFYYIGIGLVILAIISILDYKQNVGASKEDNITLVKEIKSGLKEVKNSKLMQLMMALTFSGQFFFQAHYQLWQGLFLYKGFNKHNFYLLYIIFQLISLGTYSINLNIKKNKIKIIGFSTIVVLSLSMILFLITKSYYFVFSYMFLIFIFTLVEYYCNVMFSTIVSVERISSLTSLRSSIGRIGAICSMVVSSILLTKLNVLDVVAINFGIAIFTTLAIGIVLYSRNRETLFSEKEE
- a CDS encoding DUF975 family protein yields the protein MTRAQMKQASKDQLRGNWGWAICLTIFAWLFNAVIMDINRWIWTGKDFTYSILRYNNETLIQGYKPGYDLSTFIVGLITGLVLWGVAYTILDFVETGKKEPWYVGIFSAYSNGRFKNSLFTLFMTNLFITLWLFAFIIPAFIKGYSYAMTPYILKDKFAAGQTDIGATEAITESRHLMDGHKMDLFVLDLSFIGWGLLGIITFGIGFIWIVPYYRQTKANFYRSLVANN
- a CDS encoding YjjG family noncanonical pyrimidine nucleotidase, which produces MKYKQLIFDVDDTLIDFAATEDSSLHALFKSHKLPLSSDLQKQYHTYNQGLWRKLELGEITYEELSEMTFHDFIKEHFGLEVDGNEWMNEYRSYFGEAHQLLPGVEDTLKFAKKQGYKLTVLSNGEKFMQRHRLELAGIKDYFDLIVTSEEAHYSKPNPHAFDYFFSRTEIGPNETLFFGDGLQSDILGAEKYGFDSIWYNHRHRKDNIGLHPLFEVETYPEFVKLMQNDFKKTY
- a CDS encoding DegV family protein, whose amino-acid sequence is MPIKIITDSTANITADQIDGIDHVTVPLSLHVDSKLWLDTPDIDLDKFLYTLKHTKNKSTSACPNVNDWLKAFEGSDEIFVITLTSALSGSYNSATQAAKIYHEKNPKAKILVFDSRSAGPQLRLLAEKIASLASAGKSFEEIVKATEEYQHHLDLMFALQDLTNLGNNGRITPAVAKIAGLLKLFVIGTANNKGEFELLGKARGAKKARRKLLDDMVKAGYRGGRVQIDHVQNEGSALSMKEIILDNFPDAKVTIGECGALCSFYAEEGGLMVGFEKE
- a CDS encoding ABC transporter ATP-binding protein; the encoded protein is MKYLLRYLKKEPVKVGIVIILTIITSALRVTHALINVNILNSLIKLQLHNFFNWVMVDIGVFAILSIFLILLQIQTAKTIEFLCLDLRKDIVRQIANKPIMKYQEKDTGVYASWLTNDMNTIENNGFYNILQSIQVITDPLFSIIALLQFSWTFIPLILLVSFLTVFLPQIVHDRLASASLSTTQANENLLSTINDGLRGFATYSIFGVERQLENRITGATMTLIGKKVRQAKYQAVANNIAGFSNILGQTGIEAWTGFLALQKSISIGVIGSSGNLSYNVFNSLAAIAPMWAEMTALTPIFEKYHLDDKNKPKQTGRTLENNDFQCLDIENLQISFGDKPVFKQPLNLHISKNQKIALDGDSRSGKSTLLKIISGQIKNYQGSVKINNQDEKTLSYDAIRETLIYVDQIPYLFNGTIRYNLELGEHFSDQEIFDALRKANLLDYVKELPAGLNTKVGENGTKMSGGQKQRLALARGLLRNRKLFLLDESTSSLDKKSALNVENIFLSQPDITVIFVSHQLHDENKQKFDRIIKI
- a CDS encoding helix-turn-helix domain-containing protein, giving the protein MTIGEALLNLRKQLGLTQTEMATNVVSTSFYSKVERNIHDIGTNDLLQILNKHQINATYFFENLNDKENISEDIMDKISVAFEQKSRDKLLKIKQEIDLLPNNRQTEYYKLQLQLTLEVYLPKAKEIPIELKNKLKQYILVNNNWNIHSLQIFRETMRIYDIDELNFLVGTILAKYSNPNILQSSLQECIGAICINYLDNCYEKNSTKLIQEVLSYISTINSKGPVLFIKLLGKYYASVFQKDPATCQEITNVLKLAGYSDFVSMLPKI
- a CDS encoding elongation factor G; the protein is MKKLTTGILAHVDAGKTTLSEGMLYKSGTLRKLGAVDKGTAYLDSDDLEKKRGITIFSHIARIQTGNSELQILDTPGHIDFAQEMEETLSVLDYAILVVSASEGVTGYTRTLWSLLKKHQIPVFIFVNKMDTLKADKENILKQLNELDDNFIEFGNQDADFYEKVATADETTLDQYLELGKIEDSAVKKLINQRKIFPVYFGAALKLIGIDEFLAGLDKWTDGKKYTNDFGARIFKVSYDEKGERLTWLKVTGGSLKAKTEIFPDEKVNEIRRYNGTKYQVIPQAEASEIIAVSGLKSTYPGQGLGFENDQTNFTVQPVLTYAVKVDSANTNACLQALKQLEDENPQLHVKWNKQTQEISIDVLGKIQLEILQQLLRDRFNLEVEFTQGKILYQESIKASVEGVGHFEPLRHYAEVHLLLTPGKNGSGLVFKNNCSLEVLPKKWQDQVMESLSNKEHLGVLTESPITDLEITLVGGRGSNVHTVGGDFREATYRAVRQGLMELKARKQVYLLEPWYQFTLRINQDQVGRAINDIERMGGKFELGESSGNVTTISGQAPVAQMQDYATEVRNYTHGTGQLECLFLGYRECKDSAAIIEEMAYDPLSDINNTPNSVFCSHGAGHTVLWNEVPSHAQYPYLG
- a CDS encoding ClC family H(+)/Cl(-) exchange transporter, yielding MKPAKDFLRRPFTTRVPQILIQSIIIGLIIGMIVSIFRFVIDKSMHFLYFLYPYMASHPQWIGLYTIFTFFICILVSKIIKPYLLDLSGSGIPQVEATLMGEHEVKWFPVLWRKFVGGLLVSSMGLFLGREGPCIQMGALVGQGFAENIFECSEEDRRLLQCAGIAAGLSAAVSAPLAGVFFLVEVITHSFNPKECISALGAAASADLVTIIFFGTRPCLYLPIAKKLPVHSYWSLITIGIVAGLMAYGYQRSLLNTKWLFSKIKIIPIQYHSIVPLLLVIPIGLAFPHVLGGSHYLIDSLFHNPLIIQEEKLGQLSWILIPVVFFLLRLIFSMISYCSSIPGGTFMPILVLGALMGTIFATIFIHLGLIPTDNYTNIIVVSMAAYLGAILRAPFTAIILLTEMIGTVEQVLPMIMSVFIAYLILALLGGEPIYTVLRKQMGFK